In Geminocystis sp. NIES-3709, a single genomic region encodes these proteins:
- the trpC gene encoding indole-3-glycerol phosphate synthase TrpC yields the protein MKIRRQQPSPTVAVESLRYQIQLPENEPQNILEKIVWHKEKEVEKMRDRVSLLDLRKKVAELSSSPLDFLNALKNSPKKPALIAEVKKASPSKGIIKPDFDPISIAQSYEKGGASCLSVLTDKEFFQGSFENLAKVRTAVKLPLLCKEFIIYPYQIYLARLNGADAVLLIAAILKDSDLRYFLKIIHSLGMTALIEVHTLEELDRVLSIEEVKLIGINNRNLENFEVSLETTKNILSARKETLLNRKITVVSESGLYTKSDLDFVKSAGANAVLIGESLIKQDNLETAINNLYNH from the coding sequence ATGAAAATACGTCGTCAACAACCATCTCCCACTGTGGCAGTGGAAAGTCTCCGTTATCAAATACAATTACCTGAAAATGAACCTCAAAATATTTTAGAAAAGATCGTTTGGCATAAAGAAAAAGAAGTCGAAAAAATGCGCGATCGAGTTTCTTTGTTAGACTTAAGAAAAAAAGTGGCCGAGTTATCTTCTTCCCCCCTTGATTTTCTTAACGCCTTAAAGAATTCGCCAAAAAAACCAGCTTTAATTGCTGAAGTAAAAAAAGCATCTCCTAGTAAAGGGATTATTAAACCAGATTTTGATCCTATTTCGATCGCTCAATCCTATGAAAAAGGTGGTGCATCTTGTTTATCTGTGTTAACCGATAAAGAGTTTTTTCAGGGTAGTTTTGAGAATTTAGCTAAGGTAAGAACTGCGGTAAAACTGCCTTTGTTATGTAAAGAATTTATTATTTATCCCTATCAAATTTATTTAGCAAGATTAAATGGTGCGGATGCTGTTTTATTGATTGCTGCTATTTTAAAAGACTCTGATTTACGTTATTTTCTCAAAATTATTCATAGTTTAGGAATGACGGCTTTAATTGAAGTTCATACCCTAGAAGAACTCGATCGAGTTTTATCAATTGAAGAAGTAAAATTAATTGGAATAAATAACCGTAATTTGGAAAATTTTGAGGTTAGTTTAGAAACTACTAAAAATATTTTATCCGCTAGAAAAGAAACTTTATTAAATAGGAAAATCACAGTAGTTAGTGAATCGGGATTATACACAAAAAGTGATCTTGATTTTGTTAAGAGTGCTGGAGCAAATGCAGTTTTAATTGGAGAATCATTAATTAAACAAGATAACTTAGAAACTGCAATTAATAACCTTTATAATCATTAG